The DNA segment TTCTCGCTGTCGAAACTCGCCACGGTGCCAACGCTAGCCACGCCGGGCCGGCAGACCGACAGGACGGAACTCGCCGGTACGTTGGCGCCATGGCCGACCCGCGACCCACCTCTGCCTTGCGGATCGCCGCTCTGGTGAAGCAGATCCCGAAGTTCGAGGAGATGCGCCTCGGACCGGACGGCCGCCTGGTTCGCGACGGCATGGAGCTACACCTAAACGACTACTGCCGTCGGGCTGTCCGGGCCGGATGCGACCTGGCTGCCGAAACCGGAGGGTCCTGCACGGCACTGACCCTGGGCCCCCCTTCGGCCGACACCGTGCTGCGGGAGGCCATCCTCTGTGGCTGCGAGGCGGGACTCCACGTCTCCGACCCGGCGTTCGCCGGCAGCGACACCCTGGCTACCTCCCGGGCCCTGGCCGCCGCCCTGGAGGCGCACGGTCCATGGGACCTAGTGCTCTGCGGGCGCAACTCGGTAGACGCCGACACCGGTCAGGTCCCGGCCCAGGTGGCCGAGATCCTCAAGCTCCCCCTACTGACCGGGGCCCGCGAGCTCCGCCTGGACGGCGGCACGGTGCACGCCCTGCTGGAACACGACGACGAGTGGGTCCGAGCCGAGGTCGACCTCCCGGTCGTGGTCTCCTGCGCCGAGCGGCTCTGTGAGCCGTGCAAGGTCAAGGAACCGGAAGCCTGGGCCACCGTGAACGAGAACCTCGTCACAGTGATTGGGGCCGCCGCCCTGGGCGACGGTCCGTGGGGAGCTGACGGCAGCCCAACCACGGTGGGGCCGGTCCGGGTGCTGGAGGTGGACCGGGCCGGCGAACGGCTGAACGGCTCTGGGCCGGAACAGGTGGACCGGGTACTCCAGGTACTGGACAATCGGGGAGCCTTCGACAGGACGGCTGTCGGGGCAACCAGCGAGGTGGCCCGCCCGGAGGGTCCCGGCGACGGCGGTGAGGTGGTGGTTCTGGGCGAACCAGACCGCCTGTCCCAGACCGGAGAGCTACTGGGAACGGCGGCCCGCCTGGCCGCCGAGATCGGCGGACGGGCCGCGCTGGCCGTCGACACGGTGGTCGACTGGGAGAAGCTCAGCAGCCAGGGGGCCGACAAGGTCCTGAGGCACCGTGGCGTGACCGGGGCCGAGGATGTGGCCCACTTGCTGGCTGACCGGTTCGCCGACCAGCCTCCGTGGGCCGTGCTGGCCCCCAGTACGGCGTGGGGGCGAGAGGCGGCGGCCCGCCTCGCTGCCCGCCTGGGTGCCGGCCTGACGGGCGACGCTGTCGGCCTGGAGGTCCGCGACGGCCAGCTAGTGGCCCTCAAGCCAGCATTTGGCGGTCGGCTGGTCGCCGAGGTGACCTGCACCTCCCGCATCCAGATGGCCACTGTCCGACCCGGATCCCTCCCTGGGTACCGTCCCCGTCCCACGGCACCATTCGCCGCTGACCACCTGGCGTCCACCGGGACTTCTCGGATCCGGGTCCTCGAACAGCGGCGGGACGACGACCGGGACCTGCTGGCTCATGCCGAGGTGGTTGTGGGTGTCGGTCAGGGCGTCGATCCAGCCGACCTAGCCGAGGTCGAAGCCCATGCCGCGACCCTTGGTGCCGAGCTGTGCGCCACCCGCAAGGTCACCGATGCCGGGTGGATGCCCCGGGCCCGCCAGGTCGGGATCACCGGCCACTCCATCGCCCCCCGTCTGTACATAGCCGTCGGTATCTCGGGACGGTTTAACCACACGATCGGCGTCCGGGGCGCCGGAACCATCGTGGGAATCAACCCCGACCCCGAATGCGAGTTGTGGGCCTGGTGTGACGTCGGCCTGGTAGCTGACTGGCGGGACGGCCTGGCCGCCCTGGTCCCCGTGCTGGCCGAGCGGTTCTCCTCTCGGTCGTCCTGACGGTTTGGCTCGGCGGGTGGCCATTCAGTCCGGACGGTCCACCCCGGCGGCCCGAAGGGCGTCAGCGTCCACCCATTCCAGACTCAGGATGTGGGTGGCGGCTAGCAGGACCGGCGGGGCCATGCCCGCCTCGTGGGCTTCCTGCCACCGCGACGCGCACATGCACCACCGGTCGCCGGGCTGCAGGCCATCGAACCCGGGGCGTGGGGTGGACAGGTCATTGCCAGCCCGGGCTGAGAAGTCCAGGAACTCGGCGGTGACCAGGGCGCACACGGTGTGCACCCCGAGGTCGTCGGCGCCCGTGTTGCAACACCCATCCCGGTAGAAGCCGGTAAGGGGGTCAAACCCGCACTCTTGGAGCTCGGTGCCCAGCACGTTGACGGCCATCAGTTGTCCTCCTCGTCGAGTAGATCCTCGAGCAGTTCCTCGACCAGGGTCTGGATCTCGTCGCGCACACCGCGCACCATCTCCATCCCCTGGCCAGCCGGGTCCTCCAGTTGCCAGTCCAGGCGTTGGGTCCCCGGGTAGACCGGGCACTCGTCGCCGCAGCCCATGGACACCACGACGTCCACGTCGCGCACCATGGCCTCGGTCCACAGTTGGGGCCGGTTGGACGAGATGTCGACGCCCACTTCGGCCATGGCTTCCACGGCCGTCGGGTTCACCGTCTCGCTGGGGGACGAACCGGCCGACAGCACCCGGATCCGGTCACCGGCCAGGTGTCGCAGCCAGCCAGCACCAATCTGGGACCGGCCGGCATTGTGGACGCACAGGAACAGGACCCCAGGCGGACGGCGCATGGCGCTGAAGGTATCCGGCCCCGGGGAGGGGTCCTGCTACACGCAGGTACCCGTCGGTCCTCAGACCCGGGCGTGCTTGAGTTTCTTGACCGTCCGGGCCCGTGCCCCGGCGTCCAACTCCACCTTGCGGAGCCGTACGGCAGCCGGCGTGACCTCCACGCACTCGTCGTCGGCTATGTACTCGAGGGCCTGTTCGAGGGAGAGCCTCCGGGGAGGGGTCAGACGGACCGTGTCGTCCGAGGCGGCGGCCCGGACGTTGGTGAGTTTCTTCTCCCGACAGATGTTGACGTCCATGTCCTCGGCCCGGGGGTTCTCGCCGATAATCATCCCGCCGTAAACCTCCTCGGTCGGCCCAACGAACAGGGTGGTTCGATCTTGGAGGCCGGTAATGGCGTACGGCGTGGCGACACCCAGACGGTCGGCGACCACGCTTCCGCTCTGGCGGGTCCGGAGCTCTCCCATCCACGGCTCCCAGCCTTCAAATACGTGGTGGAGCAAGCCAGTGCCCCTGGTCTCGGTTAGGAACTCGGTCCGGAAGCCGATGAGAGCCCGGGCGGCCACCACGTAGTCGAGGCGCACCCACCCGGTGCCGTGGTTGGTCATATCCTCCATCCGGGCCTTGCGCTCACCGAGGAGTTGGGTGACTGCCCCCACGTGCTCCTCGGGAACGTCGACGGATAGGCGCTCGGTCGGCTCGTGCAGGGTGCCGTCGAGTTCACGGAGGAGAACCTCGGGCTTGCCCACCGTCAACTCGAAGCCCTCACGGCGCATGGTCTCAATGAGCACGGCCAACTGCAGCTCGCCTCGCCCCTGAACCTCCCATGTGTCGGGACGTTCGGTGGGCAGGACCCGCAGTGACACGTTGCCGATCAACTCGGTGTCCAGGCGGGCCTTTACCTGGCGGGCGGTCAGTTTGTCGCCGGTCGCTCCAGCCACCGGTGAGGTGTTCACGCCGATGGCCATGGAAAGGGTGGGTTCGTCGACGGTGATGATGGGTAGCGGGCGGGGATCCTCGGGGTCGGCCAGCGTCTCGCCGATGGTGACATCATCGATTCCCGACACGTAGACGATCTCGCCCGGTCCCGCCTCCTCGACGTCGACCTGACCGAGTGCCTCGGTGACCGTGATGGTGGCGACGCGGGCTGGCTGGACCGAACCGTCGGTCCGACACCAGGCCACCGGAGCGCCTCGCCGCAGGGTTCCGCTGTCGATCCGGCAGACGGCGATACGACCGACGTAGGGAGAGGCGTCCAGGTTGGTGACGTGGACCCGCAGCGGGGCGTCCTCGTCGTAGACAGGAGGAGGTACGTGGTCGAGGACCACATCGAAGAAGGGCGCCAGGTCGGTTCCGTCGCAGTCGGGGTCCAGGGTGGCCGTTCCGGCCCGGGCATCGGTGTAGACGATCGGGAACTCGATCTGGTCCTCGGTGGCGCCCAGGTCGAGGAATAGTTCGTAGGTCTCGTCCACCACCTCGGCCAGGCGGGCGTCGGGACGGTCGACCTTGTTGACGACGAGCACGATGGCCAGGCCGGCCTCCAAAGCCTTGCGGAGGACGAAACGGGTCTGCGGTCGGGGTCCCTCGGCAGAGTCGACTAGCAGGATGACCCCGTCAACCATGTTCAGGGCTCGTTCGACCTCTCCGCCGAAGTCGGCGTGTCCAGGGGTGTCCACGATGTTGACCTTTACGTCGCCCCGGTGAACCGCCGTGTTCTTGGCCAAGATGGTGATCCCCTTTTCCCGCTCTAGGTCCATGGAGTCCATAACCCGGTCGACCACCTCCTCGTTCGCTCGGAACGCTCCGGACTGGCGTAGGAGGCCGTCGACGAGGGTCGTCTTGCCGTGGTCGACGTGGGCGATGACGGCGACGTTGCGGAGGTCGGAGCGGGTGGCCACGGGAAAACGCTACGGCGGGCCGGGACTCCCGGGGTGGAAGTGTGACCGATGAGCACTGGCCTTCCCGGCGTTACCGGAACGCTCACGAGCGTCGACCGGGTGCAACGAGTAGGACTAGGTGCACGAATCCCGCCCTGATCAGCCTCGCCCGGGAAGCCCGTCAACAGCCGGACATCGGGATTCCTCGACCCGGATGGTCAGCGTCGACGTCCGGTTTCCAGGCGCCGGCGGGGCGGCTCACCGCCCTTCCGGGAGATGGCCGTGCCTAGGTCGTCGACGGCGTCGTCCAGCAGTGGCCAGGTCTTGTAGGCCGGGCCGGTAGAGCCCAGCATGGCCAGGCGTTCCACGGCATCGGCCACCAGCAGCGGGTGTGGGGCCCGTCCGTCCTGCTTGTCGACCTCAGACCGGGTGGTGGCCGCCCAGAGCACCAAGTCGGTGGCCACCGGAATCTGTACGGCGACCAGTGGGGCCACGCCGCGGGATTTGCGCCCCGCGAACACCTGGACCATCCGGGGGCGGGTCCGTCGCCAGGTCTCGAGGTGCCCGGACAGGGTCCGCGGTGGCACCCCTAGCCGCTCGGCCAGGTCCTTCAGGCCACCGTCAGGGAGGATGAATCCCACCTGTTCCGGTCGGGCCGTGGCCTCGTCGACCAGATGGGCCCATAGGGCCCGCTGCTGACGGCTCTTCAGGGGGTTGGAACGTCGGAGGCCTGGAGCCCGGGAGCACCCGGCGGCGATGCCTCGCATGATCGACCGGGGAACGAGGGCGTCGGGGCTCTTGCCGGTCGCCTCCCGGATGGCCTCGAAGTGGGCCGCGTGGGCCTGGAACGGCGCTGGCGTGCTCATGGGGAAAACGGTACCGCCGATGACGCCGTCGTCCGGTCGGGATGGACCGCACACACAGAACAAGTCCCGTGACCGTTTCGGCGAATCGACACAGGCCTAGGTCCCGTTCTGGGCCTCGCCGAAGAGGTTCAGACCATCCGGCCTCCATGTTTGGTCCACTTAAGGGCACTCTTGTCATGTAAGGGTCAACGCTCGTGTCGTATCGCCTAGTAGCGAGAGGCCATCACCCCCGCCACTGCAGGCTCGTAAGGGTGGCCATTTGCCTGGGGATTCTTTCGATGTGTGCCATCGGGGCCGCGTGCAGCGGCGACGCCCCTGCCTCATTTGTCTCAACGACGACGGTGCCAGCAACAACGACGGTGCCGGCAGCGGGGCTAACCACTTCCCTCGCTTCTTTAGGAGATGAGAAGGAGCCTGATCTCGACGTCGCCGGGAAGAAACAGCTTCGCCGCATCTCCTATGGAGAGAATCCTCTCCAAGCCGGCGATCTCAGGGTTCCTCCGGGGGACGGGCCCTTCCAGGTCGTAGTTCTCATCCACGGTGGATTCTGGCGGTCGGGTTTTGACAACTCATTGATGACACTTCTGGCTGAAGATGCGACTGCACGGGGAGTTGCGACTTGGAACGTCGATTACCGGTCGGTGGGTGATCCAGGAGGGGGCTATCCGGGAACGTTGGATGACATCGCCAGGGCCATCGACCATCTCGCACAAGTAGATGAGCCGCTCGCGCTCGACGATGTGATCGTGATCGGGCACTCGGCCGGCGGCCACCTTGCGCTCTGGGCGGGGAGCCGAGGCCGGCTCGCTCCTGGTGATCCAGGAGCGAGTCCTCTCATCGAACCACACACCGTGGTTGCCCAGGCTGCCGTCGTCGACCTGCGGTTGGCCGCCGAGGTGAACCTCGGATGGGGTGCAGTGGAGGCATTACTTGGCGGAGAACCCGATGAGGTTCCCGAGCGCTACCGGGTCGCCCAACCGGTCTTCGAAGGCCATCGGATCATCGCCGTTCATGGGCGGTATGACCAGATTGTGCCCATAAGCCAGAGTGCGCTGATTCCCGGAGCGATTGGGATCTTCTCTGACACCGGCACCCACTTCGACGTGTTGGATCCAAGGCACAACCTCTGGCTCCGGACGGTGGCTGAACTCGGTCTCGACAGCCCGAATTGACCTCAACGTTCTGTGAACCGATTCAACGCTCAACGGTGGTTCCCGGGTGCGGTGTCGCCTGTCCTCGCTGTTGGCTGTCAACTGACCCTGTAAACGAGTAAGGCGCACCCGCCTGGAGGCGAATGCGCTGGTCAGCGTGGTGGGCCGTGAGGGACTCGAACCCCCGACCCCCTGCGCGTCATGCAGGTGCTCTAGCCAACTGAGCTAACGGCCCCGGAGAAGATCAGCGTAGCGGTGGCCCCTGATGCGCACACCCGGCGCACGGGCGGTGGGGTTCCGCTTAACGGTCGCCGAGCGACCAGCGACCACGGTCCAGCAGGGCACCGCCGAGGAGCAGCACGCCGCCAATGGCCACCACCGGCAGGCCCGACCCGATCGACCGGTCCAAACTGGACGCGGCGTCAACGGCCCGGATGTCGGAGATCTCTATGCCGGTGACGGCTAGCAGCACTCCCCCAGCGACCAGGAGGACCAGTTTGTGGACCAGGCCCCGCTGGCCGACCCACAGGGCGCCGGCCACCACGGCGGCCACCAACCCGGTAACCAGCACCACTACGGCATCTAACGCCACATCCCAACCGATGAGGCGCTCCACGGTGCCGTCCGGATGGTCGACCACGATCCACGGGAGGAAGGTCCCCATGATGGCCAGCACCACCCCGATTGTCGACGCCATGGCGGCCAGGCCGTTACCGGCCGGTCGTTCCCGGCGGCGCGGCTCCTCCTCGGCTCCCGGTGGCGTAACCGGTGGTTCGTCACCCGGGTGGACAGCCTTGATGCCGAACGGCGGGGTGTGGGGCAGCGTCGCCTCCCCCGCTTCATCCGCCGGTTCGATTTCCGGTCCCTCGCTGGTCATGGGGTTCCCCCGTTGCTCATCGGCCGCCCCGACCCGCTGTTGCGGATCGCCCGATTTGTCGAGCACCGGGCGGGATTTGAACCCGCGGCTTTACGGCTTTGCAGGCCGTTCCCTTGGTCCGCTCGGGCACCGGTGCATCGCTCCCACTCGGGGCGGAAGCGGGGCCAATCGTATCGGCGGCCCCGTCCCGCCCATTCCCTGCTTCGGACCGCCGACGGGCGCCCGATCGGCCGAATCAATCGTCCTTCTCCTCGGCCAGCTTGACCGTGCAGGTGCCCTGGGCCAGGGCGGCTAGGCGCCCGTCGTTTTCAACCTGGATGGTGACCACAGCCGACCGTCGGGTCATGGACTGGATCTCCGCCACAGCCCGGCAAGTACCACCGCTAACTGGCCGGAGGTAATTGACCTTGAACTCCGTGGTGGCCGCCCACGAACCAGGCGGCATGACCGGGTAGAGCACCAACCCGAGGCAGTGGTCGCACAGGGCAGCCAGACAGCCGCCGTGCATGTTCCCGATGAAGGTGAGGTGGTCGTCGAGCACCTCGAACTCGACGACCAGCCGACCGGCTTCCAACTCCACGACCTTAAGCCCCAGGAAGCCGTCGATGCCGGAATCGGAACGGTGACCCAGGAGGTGGTCAATGAACTTCGGGTGGCGGACCTCGAGGTCGGGTGCGGTCACGGGGAAGCCTCCAAGAATGCGGCGGGCAACAGTCCGTCGGGCGGCCGTGGGGCCACATCGTCGGGTCGGTGCGTACGCTACGCACCCTCGGGGGCCAAAACATGACCGTTATGCGAACGGCAATTCAGCTAACTGCCGAAAGTGGCGCCTGGCCCGAGCTCGTGACCTACGTAACCGAGGCCGAGCGGCTAGGGGTGGACCACTGCTGGGTGGCCGAGGCGTGGGGTGGTGACGCCGCCACGCCGATCGCCGCTCTGGCTCAGCACACGGACCGGATGACGTTCGGCTCTGGTGTCTTCCAGGTTGGGGCACGATCAGCTGCCAACACGGCGATGACCGCTCTCACCCTGCAGCGCATCACCGACGGTCGGTTCTCCCTTGGCCTTGGTGCCTCCGGGCCGCAGGTGATCGAAGGCCTCCACGGTGTCCCGTTTGACCGTCCACTCACCCGAATGCGGGAAACCATCGAGGTGGTCCGCATGGCCGAAGCCGGCGAGAAGCTGATTCTGGACGGCGCTCAGGTCCGACTGCCCCTGCCGGGCGGCGAAGGTAAGGCCCTGAGGCTGTCGCTCCTTCCCGGCGACATTCCATTGGCCGTCTACATCGCCTCCCTGTCACCGCGGATGCTGGCCCTGACCGGCGAGGTCGCTGACGGCTGGCTAGGCACCAGCTTCGTACCTGAGGGCGCACAGTCGTCGATGGACGCCTTAGCTGAGGGAGCGGCCCGGTCCGGGCGGACGCTGGCCGACCTCGACCTGTGTCAGGGCGCCGAGGTGGCATTCGCCAGGGACGACGACGACCTGGCCGAGATGGTCGCGGCCCGCAAGCCTGGCCTGGCATTCAGTCTCGGCGGAATGGGCTCCGCCGACACGAACTTCTACAACGCGGCCTACGCCCGGCAGGGCTTCGCCGAGGAGGCCGCTGAGTCTCAGGCCCTGTGGCTAGCTGGTCGACGAGACGCTGCGGCTGCCTCAATCCCCGACGCCATGGTCCTGGCCACCACTCTCATAGGCAACGAGTCCCAGGTCGCCGACCGCCTTGCCCTCTGGCGTGACGTGGGGATCTCCCACATCCGCCTCTACCCGGCTGGCGACACCCTGGACGAGCGGCTGGCCACCTTGGGCCGGGCCCTGGACCTCGTCCGAGGGCTGGGATCGTCGCAGCCCGCAGACGGCCCGTAGGGTCGCACGATGAGCGATCCCGAGTACGCCCCCAGCCCCTGGGAACCGGTCGCCGACCACGTGGAGCGCTATCTGGCCACCGATGGCAAGGACGGCTTCGATTTCAACGGGGCCCAGTGCATCATCCTGAGCACCACCGGTCGGAAGTCCGGGAAGTTGCGCCGAACTCCGCTGATCCGGGTCCACGACGGGAACGACTACCTGGTCGTGGCCTCCATGGGTGGCGCCCCGAACCATCCGGTCTGGTACCTGAACCTGCAGTCCAACCCCGAGGTCACCATCCAGGACCGGGCCGAGGTGCACCACCTGGTGGCCCGCACGGCCCCACCGGAGGAGAAGGCCGAGCGGTGGCCGGCGGCCATTGCCGCCTGGCCTGACTACGCCAACTACCAGGTCCGGACCGATCGGGACATCCCGTTGGTGGTCTGCGAGCCCCGCTGAACCACCGACCGGCGGACCGGCTCAACTTCGGCGGGAGTCGATGACGCCGGTGTCGAACCCGGCCAGGTGCAGCCCACCGTGGAAACGGGCGTGCTCGACCTTGAGGCAGCGGTCCATGACGAGGTCCAGGCCGGCGTCGAGCACCGTCCGGGCTGCCTCAGGACTCCACAATCCGAACTGCGTCCAGAAGAGGCGTGCCCCAACGGCCACCGCCTCGTCGGCCACCGCCGGGACGTCCTCCAGTCGACGGAACACGTCAACGCAATCGGGCACGACCGGCAGGTCGGCCAACGAGGGAGCGCAGGGTCGACCCAGGACCTCGTCGACCGTCGGGTTCACGAAGTGGACTTCGAAGTCGGTGCCTAGGAGGTAGGTGGCGACGAAGTTGGAGGGACGGGCAGGGTTGGCTGACACTCCGACCATGGCCACCGTCCGGATGCTGGCTAGCAGGCGCCGTCGCTCAGCGACCGACGGCGGGCTCCACCCGTCGATGCCGGATTGTGGACCAGTCATGCCCCGCCTCCCAATGCCTGGTCTAAGTCCCACAGGATGTCGTCGAGGTCCTCCAGCCCGACAGAGAGACGGACCATGTCGGGGCCCACGCCGCCGGCCGCCAGAGCCTCGTCGGAGAGTTGCTGGTGGGTAGTGGACGCTGGGTGGATAACCAGCGTCCGGGCGTCTCCCACATTGGCCAGGTGGCTGATCAGCTGTAGTCGCTCGATGAACGCCGCCCCAGCCTCCCGACCACCGACAACTCCGAAGGTGAACACGGCACCCGGACCCTTTGGCATGTAACGGTCGGCTAGGTCCCGGTAGGGCGAAGCATCCAGGCCGGCGTAGGCCACCCAGCCGACGGCCGTGTGAGCTTCCAGAAAGCCGGCCACCGCCTGGGCGTTGGCTACGTGCTCTTCCATCCGCTGGGGCAGGGTCTCCAGCCCCTGGAGCAGGAGAAACGCGTTGAACGGCGACAGCGAGGCACCCACGTCACGCAACTGCTCGGCCCGGAGCTTCGTGCAGAAGGCCAGCTCACCGAAGTTCTCCCAGAACCGAAGGCCGTTGTAGCCGGCGTTGGGCTCGGTCATCTGCGGGAACCGGCCACTCCCCCAGTCGAAACGGCCCGACTCCACGACCACCCCGCCGATCGAGGTGCCGTGGCCTCCGATGAACTTGGTGGCCGAGTGCACGACGATGTCGGCGCCATGTTCCATGGGACGACAGAGGTAGGGGGTGGCGAACGTGGCGTCCACTACCAGGGGCAGATCGTCGGCGTGAGCGACGTCGGCCAGAGCCTCCAGGTCGGCCACCGCCCCGGAGGGGTTCCCGATGACCTCCGTATACAGAAACCGTGTCCGGTCGTCGACGGCCGCCGCAAAAGCCTGCGGGTCGTCACCATCCACGAAACGGGCCTCGATTCCGAAGCGGCCAAGCGTGTTGTCGAACATGTTGTGGGTGCCGCCGTACAGGGAAGACGACGTCACAAAGTTGGTGCCCTGCTCGGCTAGGGCGGCGGCGGTCAGGAACTCGGCCGCCTGACCGGACGCCGTGGCCACGGCCCCGATGCCCCCCTCCAAGCTGGCCATCCGTTCCTCGAAAGCGGCCGTGGTGGGGTTAGAGATCCGGGTGTAAATGGTCCCGTACTTCTGGAGGGCAAATAGGTCGGCGGCGTCGGCCACATCGTCGAACACGAAACTGGTCGACTGGTAGATAGGGACAGCCCGAGCACCGGTCGTCGGGTCGGGTTGCCCCCCTGCGTGGAGGGCCCGGGTGCGAAACCCCCACGGACGGTCGCTCATGACGGCGAAGTGTAGGAGGCGCCTGGTCAGGTGTCCCGACCGTCACCGGTGGCGATCGGTCGGTCCGAGGCGCTCCACTGCGACCAGGAGCCGACGAAGAGGCGTCCGCGCCCTAGCCCGGCGTGCTCCATGGCCAGTAGATCGTGGCAGGCACTCACCCCGGAACCGCAGTAGGCGACGACCTCGGCGGCGTCAATCACCCCGAGGGCCCGGTAACGGT comes from the Acidimicrobiales bacterium genome and includes:
- a CDS encoding FAD-binding protein, with the protein product MADPRPTSALRIAALVKQIPKFEEMRLGPDGRLVRDGMELHLNDYCRRAVRAGCDLAAETGGSCTALTLGPPSADTVLREAILCGCEAGLHVSDPAFAGSDTLATSRALAAALEAHGPWDLVLCGRNSVDADTGQVPAQVAEILKLPLLTGARELRLDGGTVHALLEHDDEWVRAEVDLPVVVSCAERLCEPCKVKEPEAWATVNENLVTVIGAAALGDGPWGADGSPTTVGPVRVLEVDRAGERLNGSGPEQVDRVLQVLDNRGAFDRTAVGATSEVARPEGPGDGGEVVVLGEPDRLSQTGELLGTAARLAAEIGGRAALAVDTVVDWEKLSSQGADKVLRHRGVTGAEDVAHLLADRFADQPPWAVLAPSTAWGREAAARLAARLGAGLTGDAVGLEVRDGQLVALKPAFGGRLVAEVTCTSRIQMATVRPGSLPGYRPRPTAPFAADHLASTGTSRIRVLEQRRDDDRDLLAHAEVVVGVGQGVDPADLAEVEAHAATLGAELCATRKVTDAGWMPRARQVGITGHSIAPRLYIAVGISGRFNHTIGVRGAGTIVGINPDPECELWAWCDVGLVADWRDGLAALVPVLAERFSSRSS
- a CDS encoding DUF2237 domain-containing protein, with the translated sequence MAVNVLGTELQECGFDPLTGFYRDGCCNTGADDLGVHTVCALVTAEFLDFSARAGNDLSTPRPGFDGLQPGDRWCMCASRWQEAHEAGMAPPVLLAATHILSLEWVDADALRAAGVDRPD
- a CDS encoding arsenate reductase ArsC; its protein translation is MRRPPGVLFLCVHNAGRSQIGAGWLRHLAGDRIRVLSAGSSPSETVNPTAVEAMAEVGVDISSNRPQLWTEAMVRDVDVVVSMGCGDECPVYPGTQRLDWQLEDPAGQGMEMVRGVRDEIQTLVEELLEDLLDEEDN
- the typA gene encoding translational GTPase TypA, whose protein sequence is MATRSDLRNVAVIAHVDHGKTTLVDGLLRQSGAFRANEEVVDRVMDSMDLEREKGITILAKNTAVHRGDVKVNIVDTPGHADFGGEVERALNMVDGVILLVDSAEGPRPQTRFVLRKALEAGLAIVLVVNKVDRPDARLAEVVDETYELFLDLGATEDQIEFPIVYTDARAGTATLDPDCDGTDLAPFFDVVLDHVPPPVYDEDAPLRVHVTNLDASPYVGRIAVCRIDSGTLRRGAPVAWCRTDGSVQPARVATITVTEALGQVDVEEAGPGEIVYVSGIDDVTIGETLADPEDPRPLPIITVDEPTLSMAIGVNTSPVAGATGDKLTARQVKARLDTELIGNVSLRVLPTERPDTWEVQGRGELQLAVLIETMRREGFELTVGKPEVLLRELDGTLHEPTERLSVDVPEEHVGAVTQLLGERKARMEDMTNHGTGWVRLDYVVAARALIGFRTEFLTETRGTGLLHHVFEGWEPWMGELRTRQSGSVVADRLGVATPYAITGLQDRTTLFVGPTEEVYGGMIIGENPRAEDMDVNICREKKLTNVRAAASDDTVRLTPPRRLSLEQALEYIADDECVEVTPAAVRLRKVELDAGARARTVKKLKHARV
- a CDS encoding alpha/beta hydrolase produces the protein MTLLAEDATARGVATWNVDYRSVGDPGGGYPGTLDDIARAIDHLAQVDEPLALDDVIVIGHSAGGHLALWAGSRGRLAPGDPGASPLIEPHTVVAQAAVVDLRLAAEVNLGWGAVEALLGGEPDEVPERYRVAQPVFEGHRIIAVHGRYDQIVPISQSALIPGAIGIFSDTGTHFDVLDPRHNLWLRTVAELGLDSPN
- a CDS encoding PaaI family thioesterase; translation: MTAPDLEVRHPKFIDHLLGHRSDSGIDGFLGLKVVELEAGRLVVEFEVLDDHLTFIGNMHGGCLAALCDHCLGLVLYPVMPPGSWAATTEFKVNYLRPVSGGTCRAVAEIQSMTRRSAVVTIQVENDGRLAALAQGTCTVKLAEEKDD
- a CDS encoding LLM class flavin-dependent oxidoreductase, which codes for MTVMRTAIQLTAESGAWPELVTYVTEAERLGVDHCWVAEAWGGDAATPIAALAQHTDRMTFGSGVFQVGARSAANTAMTALTLQRITDGRFSLGLGASGPQVIEGLHGVPFDRPLTRMRETIEVVRMAEAGEKLILDGAQVRLPLPGGEGKALRLSLLPGDIPLAVYIASLSPRMLALTGEVADGWLGTSFVPEGAQSSMDALAEGAARSGRTLADLDLCQGAEVAFARDDDDLAEMVAARKPGLAFSLGGMGSADTNFYNAAYARQGFAEEAAESQALWLAGRRDAAAASIPDAMVLATTLIGNESQVADRLALWRDVGISHIRLYPAGDTLDERLATLGRALDLVRGLGSSQPADGP
- a CDS encoding nitroreductase family deazaflavin-dependent oxidoreductase, with protein sequence MSDPEYAPSPWEPVADHVERYLATDGKDGFDFNGAQCIILSTTGRKSGKLRRTPLIRVHDGNDYLVVASMGGAPNHPVWYLNLQSNPEVTIQDRAEVHHLVARTAPPEEKAERWPAAIAAWPDYANYQVRTDRDIPLVVCEPR
- a CDS encoding CoA-binding protein, whose protein sequence is MTGPQSGIDGWSPPSVAERRRLLASIRTVAMVGVSANPARPSNFVATYLLGTDFEVHFVNPTVDEVLGRPCAPSLADLPVVPDCVDVFRRLEDVPAVADEAVAVGARLFWTQFGLWSPEAARTVLDAGLDLVMDRCLKVEHARFHGGLHLAGFDTGVIDSRRS
- a CDS encoding O-acetylhomoserine aminocarboxypropyltransferase/cysteine synthase → MSDRPWGFRTRALHAGGQPDPTTGARAVPIYQSTSFVFDDVADAADLFALQKYGTIYTRISNPTTAAFEERMASLEGGIGAVATASGQAAEFLTAAALAEQGTNFVTSSSLYGGTHNMFDNTLGRFGIEARFVDGDDPQAFAAAVDDRTRFLYTEVIGNPSGAVADLEALADVAHADDLPLVVDATFATPYLCRPMEHGADIVVHSATKFIGGHGTSIGGVVVESGRFDWGSGRFPQMTEPNAGYNGLRFWENFGELAFCTKLRAEQLRDVGASLSPFNAFLLLQGLETLPQRMEEHVANAQAVAGFLEAHTAVGWVAYAGLDASPYRDLADRYMPKGPGAVFTFGVVGGREAGAAFIERLQLISHLANVGDARTLVIHPASTTHQQLSDEALAAGGVGPDMVRLSVGLEDLDDILWDLDQALGGGA